One stretch of Bacteroidota bacterium DNA includes these proteins:
- a CDS encoding NADH-quinone oxidoreductase subunit M, with amino-acid sequence MQNILTYILFSPLIGILLLLFINKEKQSLIKYIGIGTSLITFALSLVVYFGFDAANTQMQFVEQYPWIAGLDISYFVGVDGLSILLIVLTTFLTPIALIASWESITDRLKEYVSFMLLLEVGMLGVFLAYDLFLFYVFWEAMLIPMYFIIGIWGGKDRIYAAVKFFIYTMAGSLLMLIAILWLGYYASTLPGGYFTTNLQKLYAIAPGIPMGTQVWMFLAFALSFAIKVPLFPLHTWLPDAHVQAPTAGSVILAGVLLKMGTYGLIRFCLLLFPQASFQFTPLLATLSVIGIVYGALVAMVQTDVKKLVAYSSVSHLGFVVLGIFSMTEEGMQGAVIQMINHGLSTGALFLLVGMIYDRRHTREISQFGGLAKVMPVFSTIFMIVTFSSIGLPGLNGFVGEFLILLGSFNSMFLGSYVYAAIAATGVIFSAVYMLWMCQRVFFGKITHDENKSLLDLTKREIAILIPVLLFIVWIGVYPSTFLKPSAAYTKHVVTQMQNAKSGNVTPTGITVK; translated from the coding sequence ATGCAAAACATTCTTACATATATTCTCTTCTCGCCACTGATCGGAATTCTTCTGCTCCTCTTTATCAATAAAGAGAAACAGAGTTTGATTAAATATATCGGTATTGGCACATCACTGATTACCTTTGCGCTTTCCCTGGTCGTCTATTTTGGATTCGACGCAGCCAACACGCAAATGCAGTTTGTTGAACAATATCCCTGGATCGCCGGATTGGATATTTCCTATTTTGTTGGTGTTGATGGATTGTCAATTCTTCTGATTGTTCTTACAACGTTTCTTACACCGATTGCACTGATTGCTTCTTGGGAATCGATCACGGATCGACTGAAAGAATATGTCTCGTTCATGCTTCTGTTGGAAGTCGGAATGCTTGGAGTCTTTTTAGCGTATGACCTCTTTTTGTTCTACGTGTTTTGGGAAGCAATGCTTATTCCAATGTACTTCATCATTGGTATTTGGGGCGGGAAAGACAGAATTTATGCTGCCGTGAAGTTCTTCATTTATACCATGGCCGGTTCACTGTTGATGTTGATCGCAATTCTTTGGCTTGGATATTATGCTTCAACACTTCCCGGCGGATATTTTACGACGAACCTTCAAAAGTTATATGCAATCGCTCCGGGAATTCCGATGGGGACTCAAGTCTGGATGTTTCTTGCGTTTGCCCTTTCTTTTGCAATTAAAGTTCCGTTGTTTCCGCTTCACACTTGGCTTCCGGATGCGCACGTTCAAGCTCCGACAGCAGGTTCGGTTATCCTTGCTGGTGTTCTGCTAAAAATGGGAACGTATGGTTTGATCCGATTTTGTCTTCTGTTGTTTCCGCAGGCCTCCTTTCAATTCACACCATTGCTTGCAACATTATCTGTGATTGGAATTGTGTACGGCGCACTTGTGGCGATGGTACAGACTGATGTGAAAAAATTAGTCGCATATTCGTCCGTTAGTCACTTAGGATTTGTCGTTCTTGGAATTTTTTCAATGACGGAAGAGGGAATGCAAGGGGCGGTCATTCAAATGATCAACCATGGACTTTCCACCGGAGCGTTATTCCTTTTAGTCGGTATGATCTATGATCGCAGACATACACGGGAGATCTCGCAATTTGGTGGATTGGCGAAAGTGATGCCGGTCTTCTCAACAATATTTATGATCGTAACTTTTTCTTCGATCGGTCTTCCCGGACTGAATGGTTTCGTGGGTGAATTCTTAATCCTACTTGGCTCGTTTAATTCCATGTTCCTTGGTTCATATGTGTATGCTGCGATTGCTGCCACTGGTGTAATTTTCTCTGCGGTCTATATGTTGTGGATGTGTCAGCGAGTGTTCTTCGGAAAAATCACGCATGATGAAAATAAATCGCTGCTGGATTTAACAAAACGAGAGATTGCAATCCTTATTCCAGTATTACTGTTTATCGTCTGGATCGGTGTGTATCCTTCAACATTTTTAAAACCATCTGCCGCTTACACAAAGCACGTGGTGACTCAGATGCAGAATGCAAAGAGCGGGAATGTGACGCCTACCGGCATCACTGTGAAATAG
- a CDS encoding VanZ family protein — protein sequence MNSNEKIVSFIQFQLPVVAWGFFIYVASSISSQNITMLPGFSDKLVHAGVFSIFCWLMHVALYHQGFAGVKKNSLYLAVFFVFLYGLSDEYHQMFTPGRSSDIYDVVADTMGGVTYALVNLRFKFYRNE from the coding sequence ATGAATTCAAACGAAAAAATAGTTTCATTTATTCAGTTTCAGTTGCCGGTAGTGGCATGGGGCTTCTTTATATATGTTGCATCATCAATTTCGTCGCAAAATATCACGATGCTTCCCGGCTTTTCTGATAAATTGGTCCATGCCGGAGTCTTTTCTATCTTTTGTTGGCTGATGCATGTTGCGTTGTACCATCAAGGATTCGCTGGTGTCAAAAAAAATTCATTATATCTCGCGGTTTTTTTTGTTTTTCTGTACGGATTGTCAGATGAGTATCACCAGATGTTCACGCCCGGTCGTTCGTCGGATATTTATGATGTTGTTGCTGATACAATGGGGGGTGTAACATACGCGTTAGTAAATCTTCGCTTTAAATTCTATCGAAATGAATAA
- a CDS encoding NAD(P)H-hydrate dehydratase: MRQILAPQQMKRVDEYAIKRLHIPSLRLMENAGKAVVDELQRRLTSSKRSSKKNHGSLRTNTILILCGKGNNGGDGFAVARLLIEKQFSVIVVLMDHQKNLSGDARKQFDKLQNYDDATLSIYNFETFQKQKNKNISVIVDAMLGTSFRGELTGKYLKAATWSNKQSALKIAVDIPTGLNGETGEVLTDAFCADVTVTMSNPKIGFYRQRAKEFTGDVVVSEIGIPKKAISKMQSLRVPKQSERSNLKSEGGIHYSDNVVLTEIGDVRKTFPKRAINSHKHSVGKIFALAGSRSMMGAALLCSESAMRSGTGQVILGVPDSEYAMIAKRTLEVMPLGLSSTVTGSLSSFANEEIGKRIGWATVVLLGCGMSRQDETQELIRNIIRSCPKSMVIDADALHALIGNLDLLKKRKSKHIVLTPHYGEFSRLIGISSAEVESNRFSLASNFAKKYGLTLVLKGAPTIVADPKGKIMVNDTGNPGMSTAGSGDVLAGIIASFIGQGNSASNAAVNGVWIHGAAGDMAKQKIGMYGMLARDIMHFVPTAIHKVMTI, from the coding sequence ATGAGACAAATCCTAGCCCCACAACAGATGAAACGCGTTGACGAATATGCGATCAAGAGATTACATATTCCATCGCTCCGTCTGATGGAGAATGCCGGGAAAGCCGTCGTCGACGAGTTACAAAGAAGATTAACATCGTCGAAACGTTCATCAAAAAAAAATCACGGCTCATTGAGGACGAATACTATTCTTATTCTGTGTGGGAAAGGGAATAACGGTGGAGATGGGTTTGCGGTTGCTCGATTGTTGATCGAAAAACAGTTCTCGGTAATAGTCGTATTAATGGACCATCAGAAGAATTTGAGTGGAGACGCACGAAAACAATTTGATAAATTACAAAATTACGATGATGCAACATTGAGTATTTATAATTTTGAAACATTTCAAAAGCAAAAGAACAAAAACATTTCTGTTATTGTCGATGCGATGCTTGGGACTTCATTTCGGGGAGAGCTAACGGGCAAGTATCTTAAAGCAGCGACGTGGAGCAATAAACAATCAGCGCTGAAAATTGCCGTCGATATTCCGACGGGCCTGAATGGAGAGACCGGAGAAGTTCTTACCGATGCATTTTGTGCTGACGTGACAGTGACAATGTCCAATCCAAAAATCGGATTTTATCGCCAACGGGCAAAAGAATTTACTGGTGACGTGGTTGTATCTGAAATTGGAATACCAAAAAAAGCAATTTCCAAAATGCAGTCATTGCGAGTTCCGAAGCAATCGGAACGAAGCAATCTCAAGAGTGAAGGTGGCATACATTATTCAGACAATGTAGTCCTCACCGAAATTGGTGATGTGCGAAAGACATTTCCCAAGAGAGCAATCAACAGCCACAAACATTCCGTTGGTAAGATATTCGCTCTTGCCGGATCGCGGAGTATGATGGGAGCGGCATTATTGTGCAGTGAATCTGCTATGCGAAGCGGAACCGGACAGGTGATTCTAGGAGTTCCTGATTCAGAGTACGCAATGATTGCGAAAAGGACTCTTGAAGTAATGCCGCTCGGACTGTCCAGTACGGTGACAGGAAGCCTTTCATCTTTTGCAAACGAAGAGATTGGGAAGCGGATCGGCTGGGCAACCGTTGTTCTTCTTGGATGCGGAATGTCCCGTCAAGATGAGACACAGGAACTGATACGGAACATCATACGATCATGTCCAAAATCAATGGTGATTGATGCGGATGCTCTTCATGCATTAATTGGCAATTTGGATTTACTCAAGAAAAGAAAGAGTAAGCATATTGTCTTAACGCCTCATTATGGCGAATTTTCAAGATTGATTGGAATTTCTTCAGCAGAAGTTGAATCAAACAGGTTCTCTCTTGCGTCTAACTTTGCAAAGAAATATGGTCTTACGCTGGTGTTGAAAGGTGCTCCAACAATCGTTGCAGACCCCAAAGGAAAAATTATGGTGAACGATACCGGAAATCCCGGAATGTCCACAGCAGGGAGCGGCGATGTTCTAGCGGGAATTATCGCCTCCTTTATCGGTCAGGGAAATTCAGCATCCAATGCTGCGGTAAATGGTGTGTGGATTCACGGAGCAGCGGGAGATATGGCAAAACAAAAAATTGGAATGTATGGTATGTTGGCACGGGATATTATGCATTTCGTACCGACAGCAATTCACAAGGTTATGACAATATGA
- a CDS encoding TonB-dependent receptor, with translation MKKIGTLLTLTFSFVLFGTFLFAGTTGKIVGTITDAKTGEPLPGVNIVLTGTSYGAVTDFEGNYLILNLQPGTYVIRASSIGYSPMNYSNIQVNVDLTTRQDFKMREETVVGDEVVITAERPLVQKDLTSTTAVVGGDDIKQLPVTEISQVIGLQAGNVAGSIRGGRSGETAYWIDGVPVTDAFNGSAVVNVNPSMVQELQVLSGAFNAEYGQAMSGIVNIITREGAERYAGSVTAYAGDFLSGHSDIFKGIQKFEPLNIRNIEASLSGPIAGKDVSLFLNGRNIHYGGYLHGIRRYNPSTAIAKRFDKDEVYILGTDFHNDSMFVSTNFTGISAGGSITGAQADSINKLRFDSAYTVFKKNYVNGVGDGKTVSMGWNDKLYLQAKLALKILPELKLNITGIYDNVVSQGYNRDFQYNPDGQGKDYTRSYTGIFQLTHTLSGTTFYTLGGSYFEKTYKHYLYENPYDSRYTHPDLANLGRAQSTYSFSTGGSDLNRFQRATTTGLLKFDLSSQVTNEHFIKAGVETRQHKVFMDDLTLRPIAIQNSFKNTLSNPYIITYIESDTSIYRDTYTHKPVELSGYLQDKMEFKDLIINIGVRFDYFEPDANVLADDEDPNIYAPAKFSNTFFDNNGNGTQDGNEPTKTVADRKKYWYKKATAKIKVSPRFGASFPITDRGVIHFSYGHFFQTPNFERLYANPSFKVGEGTGNVDHRGSPTGNADLKPEQTINGEIGLQQQLTDDMSIDVTAYLRDIRNLTGSRADQIPIGGGFASRTYTKYVNSDFGFVRGFIVSLDKRFAQGMTLGVDYTFQIAKGSASDPNQARNQVAGGQLPEVQLTPLGWDQRHTINAIFSYSEETWGGSFISQFGSGTPYTPDVTSDVTVFLTNSEIKPTYFDTDIRLYKNIEIDALRITLFMRVNNIFDIKNETGVFGDTGRAGETKFERDALISGQKPYINTIRDYYTIPTNYSEPRRIEVGTTIEF, from the coding sequence ATGAAAAAAATTGGTACTCTTCTAACTCTCACATTCTCCTTCGTTTTGTTCGGCACGTTTCTTTTTGCTGGAACAACCGGAAAAATCGTCGGTACAATAACCGATGCAAAAACTGGCGAACCGCTTCCTGGTGTCAATATTGTTTTGACGGGAACATCGTATGGCGCGGTAACAGATTTCGAAGGAAATTATCTTATCCTGAATCTTCAACCTGGTACATATGTTATTCGAGCATCATCCATCGGGTACTCACCGATGAACTACTCCAATATCCAAGTGAATGTCGATCTTACGACTCGCCAGGATTTTAAGATGCGCGAAGAAACTGTTGTCGGCGATGAAGTTGTTATTACCGCCGAGCGTCCGTTGGTTCAAAAAGATCTTACGTCCACAACAGCCGTTGTCGGAGGTGATGATATTAAACAACTTCCTGTTACGGAAATAAGTCAAGTGATCGGATTACAGGCAGGTAACGTTGCCGGAAGTATTCGCGGCGGACGATCCGGTGAAACTGCATATTGGATTGATGGTGTTCCGGTGACGGACGCATTTAACGGAAGTGCTGTCGTCAATGTTAATCCAAGCATGGTTCAGGAGTTACAAGTCCTTTCCGGAGCATTCAATGCGGAATATGGTCAAGCGATGTCTGGTATCGTGAACATTATTACGCGCGAAGGTGCGGAGAGGTATGCGGGAAGTGTAACGGCTTATGCCGGTGATTTCTTAAGCGGTCATAGCGACATTTTCAAAGGTATTCAAAAATTTGAACCGCTCAATATCAGGAACATTGAGGCCAGCCTCAGCGGTCCAATTGCAGGAAAAGATGTTTCACTCTTTTTAAATGGCAGAAATATTCATTATGGTGGATATCTTCATGGTATTCGCCGTTATAATCCAAGCACGGCAATTGCGAAGCGTTTTGATAAAGATGAAGTCTATATTCTTGGAACAGACTTCCACAACGATTCAATGTTTGTTAGTACTAATTTTACCGGGATTTCGGCCGGTGGATCAATCACTGGCGCTCAGGCAGATTCAATCAATAAACTTCGTTTTGATTCTGCTTATACAGTATTCAAAAAAAATTATGTTAATGGTGTAGGTGACGGCAAAACGGTTTCGATGGGTTGGAACGATAAATTATATCTTCAGGCGAAATTAGCATTGAAAATTTTACCGGAATTAAAATTAAATATCACCGGTATTTATGATAATGTTGTGTCGCAGGGATACAATAGAGACTTTCAATATAATCCCGATGGACAGGGTAAAGATTATACTAGAAGTTATACCGGTATCTTCCAATTGACTCATACCCTCAGCGGAACAACATTCTATACTCTCGGCGGATCGTATTTCGAAAAAACATATAAGCACTATTTGTATGAAAATCCTTACGACTCGCGATATACTCATCCTGATTTAGCTAATTTAGGGCGGGCGCAAAGCACATATTCCTTTAGTACGGGAGGTTCGGATCTTAATCGGTTCCAGCGCGCGACAACAACGGGACTTTTGAAATTTGATCTGAGCAGTCAAGTGACCAATGAACACTTCATTAAAGCTGGTGTTGAAACACGTCAACATAAAGTGTTTATGGACGATCTGACACTTCGCCCTATCGCAATCCAAAATTCATTTAAAAACACATTATCGAATCCGTACATCATCACATATATCGAAAGTGATACTTCGATCTATCGCGATACCTATACTCACAAACCTGTGGAACTTTCCGGTTATCTTCAGGATAAGATGGAATTTAAGGATCTGATTATCAATATCGGTGTACGATTTGATTATTTTGAACCGGATGCAAATGTGCTTGCTGATGATGAAGATCCGAATATCTATGCTCCGGCAAAGTTTTCAAATACATTCTTTGATAATAATGGCAATGGAACTCAGGATGGAAACGAGCCGACGAAGACTGTTGCTGACAGAAAGAAATATTGGTATAAAAAAGCAACGGCAAAAATAAAGGTAAGTCCACGTTTTGGAGCATCATTTCCGATCACGGATCGCGGCGTTATCCATTTTTCATATGGTCATTTTTTCCAAACTCCGAATTTTGAACGTTTGTACGCCAATCCATCATTTAAAGTCGGCGAAGGTACAGGCAACGTCGATCATCGTGGATCTCCAACAGGAAATGCCGACTTGAAACCGGAACAAACCATCAATGGTGAAATTGGACTTCAGCAGCAATTAACGGATGATATGAGTATCGATGTTACGGCATATCTTCGTGACATCAGAAATCTAACCGGCTCACGAGCAGATCAAATTCCGATTGGTGGCGGTTTTGCTTCCCGCACGTATACAAAATATGTCAACAGTGATTTTGGTTTCGTCCGAGGTTTCATTGTCTCGCTGGATAAACGGTTTGCGCAAGGAATGACGTTAGGAGTGGATTATACATTCCAGATAGCCAAAGGAAGTGCCTCCGATCCGAATCAGGCACGAAACCAGGTCGCCGGCGGTCAGCTTCCCGAAGTTCAGTTAACTCCGCTCGGCTGGGATCAGCGACATACGATCAACGCGATCTTCTCGTATTCAGAGGAGACTTGGGGTGGAAGCTTCATCAGTCAATTTGGTAGCGGCACCCCATACACACCCGATGTTACCAGTGATGTTACAGTGTTCCTCACCAACTCCGAAATTAAACCGACCTACTTTGATACCGATATCCGCTTGTATAAAAATATTGAAATCGACGCACTTCGAATTACGTTGTTTATGCGTGTAAATAATATTTTTGATATCAAGAACGAAACAGGTGTCTTTGGTGATACCGGTCGCGCAGGTGAAACGAAATTTGAACGCGATGCATTGATTTCAGGTCAGAAGCCGTACATCAATACCATCCGCGATTATTATACAATTCCGACGAATTATTCTGAACCGCGCAGAATCGAAGTTGGCACCACGATTGAATTTTAA
- a CDS encoding NADH-quinone oxidoreductase subunit N, producing MDFFSPSDLIGSSPILALSAFSLIALLANALMKDSAKTVFYISVVGIFASIACAVYTFPMNATAFSDMLLVGGYAGFFSILFLIIALFSMFIAKPYLEREQYNYGEYYILILLATIGMVMLGSSADLITAFLGIEVMSVSFYVLAGYFRTKLSSNESALKYFLLGAFATGFLLYGIALIYGTTGTTNLLRIVTMYPQAFGDPLHIIGWGLVLIGFGFKVGAVPFHMWVPDVYEGAPTPVTAFMSTGGKAAAFSVFVIAFSVPMSMKDERLIMVLAVLAAASMLLGNWFGLSQTNLKRMLAYSSIAHAGYMIIGIASASSLGQQGIAFYLVAYALTNLGAFGIIAMLEKENGGNLNYEDYAGLGKRKPGLAVLLAMFMFSLTGLPPFAGFVGKYYLFASAVQSNLTWLAILGVITSLFSTYYYLRIVVYMYFREATNTEEIVLPKLTFATVIICGIGILLFGIFPALIFDLMKSIF from the coding sequence ATGGATTTCTTTTCACCTTCTGACCTTATTGGTTCATCACCCATCCTGGCGCTTTCAGCATTTTCATTGATCGCTTTGCTGGCCAATGCGTTGATGAAAGATTCAGCCAAAACGGTTTTTTACATCAGCGTAGTCGGTATTTTTGCCTCAATCGCTTGTGCTGTATATACATTCCCAATGAATGCAACGGCCTTCTCTGACATGCTTCTTGTCGGCGGATATGCCGGTTTCTTTAGTATCCTCTTCTTGATCATTGCATTGTTTTCCATGTTCATCGCAAAACCATATCTGGAGCGCGAACAATATAACTATGGTGAATATTATATATTGATTCTTCTTGCAACAATCGGAATGGTGATGCTTGGTTCATCGGCAGATTTGATCACTGCATTCCTCGGCATCGAAGTAATGTCGGTTTCGTTTTATGTTTTGGCTGGCTATTTCCGTACAAAACTTTCTTCCAACGAATCAGCACTAAAGTATTTTCTGCTCGGCGCGTTTGCTACCGGTTTTTTATTGTATGGAATTGCGTTAATCTATGGAACGACTGGAACAACTAATCTGCTTCGTATCGTCACAATGTATCCTCAAGCATTCGGCGATCCGCTTCATATCATCGGATGGGGATTGGTCTTGATCGGATTTGGATTTAAAGTAGGAGCAGTTCCTTTTCATATGTGGGTGCCGGATGTGTACGAAGGTGCGCCGACGCCAGTGACAGCGTTCATGTCTACCGGAGGGAAAGCGGCTGCGTTTTCAGTGTTTGTGATTGCTTTTTCTGTGCCAATGTCGATGAAAGATGAACGATTAATCATGGTGCTGGCAGTGTTGGCAGCTGCATCAATGTTGCTAGGCAATTGGTTTGGACTTTCGCAAACGAATTTGAAACGGATGCTCGCGTATTCCAGTATTGCTCACGCTGGGTATATGATTATCGGTATCGCATCTGCTTCGTCGCTCGGACAACAAGGTATTGCATTTTATCTTGTGGCGTATGCACTCACCAACCTTGGAGCATTTGGAATTATTGCGATGCTCGAAAAGGAAAACGGCGGCAATTTGAATTATGAGGATTATGCAGGACTTGGAAAGCGAAAACCGGGACTCGCTGTGTTACTGGCAATGTTCATGTTTTCATTAACCGGTTTACCGCCGTTTGCTGGATTTGTCGGAAAATATTATCTCTTTGCAAGCGCGGTACAATCCAATCTAACATGGCTTGCTATTCTCGGTGTTATAACCAGTTTGTTCTCCACATACTATTATTTACGAATAGTAGTCTATATGTATTTTAGAGAAGCGACAAACACAGAAGAAATTGTATTGCCGAAATTGACATTTGCAACGGTCATTATATGCGGAATCGGAATTCTGCTCTTTGGTATTTTCCCGGCACTGATTTTTGATCTGATGAAATCTATTTTTTAA
- a CDS encoding MFS transporter, translating into MNNYLHRFLSIRTFRSLRQPTYRLFFTGQILSLVGTWMQSMAQAWLVYQLTYSSVWLGIVGFLNTIPMLLFAMYGGSIADRFSKHKIILITQTLSLGQAVILATLVFLNSATVEMVCLLAFTLGTINAFDVPARQSFLVDLVGKENLANAIALNSASFNAARIVGPAIGGVIIGAVGVAWCFFLNAISFFSVIVVLLKMKVEIKPTVMKGKQSFIAGLRESINYIRSDISMMAVLFLVAIITMFGWSYTVLLPIFADTVLNIGAVGLGNLMMSFGIGAFISAIIVASAESKVRPSSFIYSGIALFVIGVSIFALSTNVAVSLYSLVFVGMGLIMFISTANASIQRRAPDAMRGRVMGLYLIIFQGLAPFGHLGMGWVANEIGVRSAIVSGAVICGISGVSMRLFMNSKRIKN; encoded by the coding sequence ATGAATAACTATCTCCATCGTTTCTTGTCAATCCGCACATTCCGTTCGCTTCGTCAGCCGACGTATAGATTATTTTTTACAGGGCAAATTCTTTCGCTCGTTGGTACATGGATGCAATCGATGGCACAAGCATGGCTTGTCTATCAATTAACTTATTCCTCTGTCTGGCTCGGTATTGTCGGGTTTTTGAATACGATTCCAATGCTGTTGTTTGCTATGTATGGCGGATCTATTGCAGATCGTTTCTCAAAACATAAAATCATTCTCATAACGCAAACTCTTTCATTGGGTCAGGCGGTCATTCTCGCCACTCTTGTTTTCTTAAATAGTGCGACTGTTGAAATGGTCTGTCTGCTCGCTTTTACATTAGGGACAATCAATGCGTTCGATGTTCCTGCCCGTCAATCTTTTTTGGTTGATCTCGTTGGGAAAGAGAATCTTGCCAATGCTATTGCATTAAATTCCGCATCATTCAATGCGGCAAGAATCGTTGGCCCAGCAATCGGAGGTGTGATTATCGGCGCTGTCGGTGTTGCTTGGTGTTTTTTTCTGAATGCAATCTCTTTTTTTTCGGTAATCGTTGTATTATTAAAGATGAAGGTTGAGATCAAACCAACTGTTATGAAGGGCAAACAAAGTTTCATAGCAGGATTGCGTGAGAGTATTAATTATATCCGTTCGGATATTTCCATGATGGCTGTATTGTTTCTTGTCGCTATCATAACAATGTTTGGGTGGTCGTACACTGTGTTGCTTCCTATTTTTGCTGATACAGTACTGAATATCGGTGCTGTTGGACTTGGTAATCTTATGATGTCGTTCGGAATCGGCGCCTTCATCAGTGCAATTATTGTGGCGAGCGCGGAAAGTAAAGTCCGTCCGAGCAGTTTCATTTATTCCGGCATTGCATTGTTTGTGATTGGTGTTTCAATATTTGCTTTGTCAACGAATGTTGCTGTATCATTATACAGTTTAGTGTTTGTTGGTATGGGACTGATTATGTTTATCTCGACCGCTAATGCATCAATCCAGCGCCGGGCTCCGGATGCCATGCGGGGGAGGGTGATGGGGCTCTATTTAATTATCTTTCAAGGATTGGCTCCGTTCGGACATCTTGGAATGGGATGGGTTGCCAATGAAATTGGCGTCCGTTCTGCGATTGTGAGCGGAGCAGTGATCTGTGGAATCAGCGGAGTATCAATGCGTTTATTCATGAATTCAAAACGAATCAAAAATTAA
- a CDS encoding LacI family DNA-binding transcriptional regulator: protein MSVTIYDIAREANVGIGTVSRVLNNSANVTSVTRERVITIARKLNYQPHAYAQALARKRSNTLGAIIPFFTNYFFIEVLQGVQETLATLGFDLIIHGANSTEEVGDYLQHSMRKGRVDGTLLFSLELPERFATQFSENKTPLVLVDTFHPKFDSIRVDNATGAKIATEHLISLGHKNIGMINANIKSAPAKERLLSFKKTLTRNGIAGSEENIVCSSEVKNDGFSREAGYHSMKEFIARGKKLPTALFVSSDIQAIGVLAALREQNIRVPEDIAIVSFDDVEVAKNFDLTTMSQPMFQMGELAVKKMLARIENPNSPVTSVNFKPTLVVRASCGANKKYVFHQQ from the coding sequence TTGTCCGTTACTATATACGACATTGCCAGGGAAGCTAATGTAGGGATTGGGACAGTTTCAAGAGTACTGAATAATAGTGCAAATGTTACTTCAGTAACTCGCGAACGTGTTATCACGATTGCACGCAAACTGAACTATCAACCACACGCATATGCGCAGGCGCTGGCCCGTAAGCGCTCCAATACTCTCGGCGCCATCATTCCTTTTTTTACCAACTATTTTTTTATAGAAGTTCTTCAAGGCGTTCAAGAAACACTCGCAACACTCGGTTTTGACCTCATCATCCATGGCGCAAATAGCACAGAAGAGGTTGGAGATTATTTACAGCATTCCATGCGTAAAGGGCGAGTGGACGGAACGTTGCTCTTTTCATTAGAATTGCCCGAACGATTTGCAACACAATTTTCTGAGAACAAAACACCATTGGTGTTAGTGGATACATTTCACCCTAAGTTTGATTCTATCCGCGTTGATAACGCAACGGGAGCAAAAATTGCTACGGAGCATTTGATCTCCCTTGGACATAAAAATATCGGGATGATCAATGCCAATATTAAAAGTGCGCCCGCAAAGGAACGATTGTTGAGTTTCAAAAAAACGTTAACGCGAAATGGAATTGCAGGAAGCGAAGAAAATATTGTATGCAGTTCCGAAGTGAAGAACGACGGTTTCAGCAGAGAAGCGGGATATCACAGCATGAAAGAATTCATCGCCCGTGGCAAAAAACTCCCGACCGCACTTTTTGTCTCCAGTGATATTCAAGCGATCGGGGTTTTAGCGGCGTTGCGAGAGCAGAACATCCGTGTTCCGGAAGATATTGCCATCGTAAGTTTTGACGATGTTGAAGTAGCAAAGAATTTTGATCTGACCACCATGAGTCAACCAATGTTTCAAATGGGAGAACTTGCGGTGAAAAAAATGCTCGCACGAATTGAAAATCCGAACTCACCAGTAACATCTGTTAACTTTAAGCCAACACTTGTTGTTCGGGCAAGTTGCGGCGCAAATAAGAAATATGTGTTTCACCAACAATAA